The following proteins are encoded in a genomic region of Neurospora crassa OR74A linkage group VI, whole genome shotgun sequence:
- a CDS encoding DNA replication helicase Dna2, variant — protein sequence MFMKPSQKPRAIQRYLVTNVLESSYTDDRGRESPEKILIVQADRTNSVRTIHLRGDWFDTPASVSAYVHIIGQFEDQGKCVLDNNQNMLILHPDQLISSTVVADSFSCMRRAVLQDRVKATSDLTPALVYGTILHEIFQEALVANKWDPAFLTNVINKTLEKHLEDLYILKVSMDDAKSHVQSKMPELRSWAQLFVTSQPKPDAIVQGRNGDKATMCVSKLLDVEEHVWSPMYGLKGNIDATVQVTMRDPPARGSSSKAPTTKTLTVPFEVKTGKNVNSNHQAQTALYNLLLSDRYDIEIVYGILYYMETSQTLRIPAVRHEIRHMIMQRNQLACYIRERSVQLPPMKKNKNACGRCYAQTTCFIYHKLADDGDGETSAMNEKFDEVVHHLSPTHKAFFLKWEELLTKEEKESQKLRRELWTMISTEREKVGRCFANVIIEEGSAYENHQQMGKTNRFAYTFIKEKPAPGFSFLDSQLTVGEPIVISDEQGHFALALGYVTSVRKTRIAVAVDRRLHNARVRQPGFDEADNQTFASIMQVPGSGGNAPEDREAGPVRYRLDKDEFSNGMATVRNNLVQIMADGVLGSRQIRSLVVDLEAPRFKAVPTQYILPSTASGQGLNVDQKAAVEKVMSAQDYALVLGMPGTGKTTTIAHIIRALVAQKKTVLLTSYTHTAVDNILLKLKDDGIPILRLGPPVKVHPEVPSFATLAGVPKTSFSEIHEAWNDTPIVATTCLGINHPVFAERIFDYCIVDEASQITLPICLGPIRMARKFVLVGDHNQLPPLVQNEEARLGGLDVSLFKLLSEKHPQSVVNLEHQYRMCEDIMTLSNTLIYNGRLKCGTEALRTTSLEIPDMDALATKHFDADSFLAHSQQHPLKEGDKLSFCPSPTPTTCWLRDLLDPSARVRFINTDSLLPHSREEKSTRGQRIVNPLESRIVCQLVDSLLTVGVPASEIGVMTHYRSQLALLKHNMKNTLGGSAGAIRAGVKVAAEEIEMHTADRFQGRDKSVVVLSLVRSNEGCSIGELLKDWRRINVAFTRAKTKLLVVGSRETLRGASSSVAGSPTAIASPELGETGDDQGEGQGEPEGGEMLARFVRMMEDRNWVYELRPGALEGHRFADANAASTAADALSPRKPNPIFKPVSPRKGSALSPSKRANAKLAGKGYKVQSKLQFGTPSQGKENVGSQSLKSPKKGIVGRGKHNPKRIGISERAIMKGRPIMRDIMNEITDGRF from the exons ATGTTTATGAAA CCTAGTCAAAAGCCTAGAGCCATACAGAGGTATCTGGTAACCAATGTTCTCGAGAGCTCCTACACGGATGACCGTGGCCGTGAATCCCCTGAGAAG ATCCTCATCGTACAGGCTGATAGAACCAACTCTGTGCGAACGATCCATCTTCGAGGCGACTGGTTTGATACTCCCGCAAGCGTCAGCGCATACGTCCACATTATCGGCCAGTTCGAAGACCAGGGAAAATGTGTCCTCGACAACAACCAGAATATGCTGATCCTGCACCCAGATCAGCTCATCTCATCCACTGTCGTTGCCGACTCATTCAGCTGCATGCGGCGTGCGGTCTTGCAGGACAGAGTCAAAGCCACCAGTGACTTGACACCCGCGCTTGTCTACGGTACTATTCTGCACGAGATTTTCCAGGAAGCTTTGGTAGCCAACAAATGGGATCCGGCATTCCTCACCAACGTCATCAACAAGACTCTTGAGAAGCATCTTGAGGACCTGTACATCCTCAAGGTCAGCATGGACGATGCAAAGAGTCATGTGCAATCCAAGATGCCTGAACTCCGGTCTTGGGCTCAGCTGTTCGTAACTTCCCAGCCAAAGCCCGATGCTATCGTCCAAGGTCGGAACGGTGACAAGGCTACCATGTGTGTCAGCAAGCTTCTGGATGTCGAGGAGCATGTCTGGTCACCCATGTATGGTCTCAAGGGCAACATTGATGCCACCGTCCAGGTCACTATGCGCGATCCCCCAGCAAGGGGCTCAAGCTCAAAGGCGCCAACGACCAAGACCTTGACCGTCCCCTTCGAGGTCAAGACCGGCAAGAATGTCAACAGCAACCATCAGGCGCAAACAGCACTCTACAATTTGTTGCTCTCGGATCGCTACGACATTGAGATTGTCTACGGTATCCTCTACTACATGGAGACATCGCAGACGTTGCGCATTCCCGCCGTTAGGCATGAAATCCGCCACATGATCATGCAGCGCAACCAGCTGGCTTGCTACATTCGTGAGCGGAGTGTCCAACTGCCCCCtatgaagaagaacaagaacgcGTGCGGCAGATGCTATGCCCAGACGACCTGTTTCATCTATCACAAGCTTGCTGATGACGGAGATGGGGAGACGAGCGCAATGAACGAGAAGTTTGATGAAGTAGTCCACCATCTCAGCCCTACCCACAAGGCGTTCTTCTTGAAATGGGAAGAACTTCTAaccaaggaggaaaaggaaagccAAAAGCTTCGCCGAGAGCTATGGACTATGATCAGCACAGAGCGCGAGAAGGTTGGACGTTGCTTCGCCAATGTCATCATCGAGGAGGGCTCAGCATACGAGAATCACCAACAGATGGGCAAGACCAACCGTTTCGCCTACACCTTTATCAAGGAAAAGCCTGCTCCCGGCTTTTCGTTTCTGGACTCGCAACTGACTGTGGGTGAGCCCATTGTCATTTCTGACGAACAAGGTCACTTTGCACTTGCGCTGGGCTATGTCACCTCAGTCAGAAAGACTCGCATCGCTGTGGCCGTGGACAGAAGACTGCACAATGCGCGCGTCCGGCAGCCTGGTTTCGACGAGGCCGACAATCAGACCTTTGCCAGCATCATGCAGGTTCCTGGCTCTGGTGGTAACGCCCCGGAAGACCGTGAAGCTGGCCCGGTCCGCTATCGTCTAGACAAAGATGAGTTCAGCAATGGCATGGCAACAGTACGCAACAATCTTGTTCAGATCATGGCCGATGGAGTGCTTGGATCTAGGCAGATCAGGAGTTTGGTTGTCGACCTTGAGGCCCCCCGCTTCAAGGCTGTGCCAACGCAGTATATTCTCCCTTCTACCGCGTCGGGTCAAGGTCTGAACGTCGATCAGAAGGCGGCTGTTGAGAAGGTCATGTCTGCTCAGGACTATGCCCTTGTGCTTGGTATGCCTGGTACGGGCAAGACGACTACCATTGCGCACATCATCCGTGCCTTGGTTGCACAGAAGAAAACAGTCTTGCTAACTTCCTACACCCACACCGCCGTGGACAACATCTTGTTGAAACTCAAGGATGACGGGATTCCGATTCTTCGTCTCGGTCCTCCCGTCAAGGTTCACCCTGAGGTTCCTTCGTTCGCCACCCTCGCCGGCGTGCCAAAGACTTCTTTTTCGGAGATCCACGAGGCCTGGAACGACACCCCGATTGTGGCGACGACTTGCTTGGGTATCAACCACCCTGTCTTCGCCGAGCGCATCTTCGATTACTGCATAGTCGACGAGGCTTCCCAGATCACGCTTCCTATCTGTCTCGGTCCCATCCGTATGGCACGCAAGTTTGTTCTAGTCGGTGACCATAACCAGCTCCCTCCTCTCGTACAAAACGAGGAAGCTCGCCTTGGCGGTCTCGACGTGAGCTTATTTAAGCTGCTCTCCGAGAAACACCCCCAAAGCGTAGTCAATCTCGAACACCAATACCGCATGTGCGAAGACATCATGACCCTCTCCAACACGCTCATCTACAATGGCCGGCTAAAATGCGGCACCGAAGCGTTACGCACTACATCCCTCGAGATTCCCGACATGGACGCTCTAGCAACCAAGCACTTTGACGCCGATTCTTTCCTCGCCCACTCCCAGCAACACCCGCTCAAAGAAGGAGATAAACTCTCCTTCTGCCCCTCTCCCACCCCCACTACCTGCTGGCTCCGTGACCTTCTCGACCCCTCTGCGCGCGTTCGCTTCATCAACACCGACTCCCTCCTTCCGCACTCACGCGAAGAGAAATCCACTCGCGGTCAGCGCATCGTTAACCCGCTTGAGTCCCGCATCGTCTGCCAGCTAGTCGACTCGCTCCTGACCGTGGGCGTGCCCGCCTCTGAAATTGGTGTGATGACGCATTACCGCTCGCAACTAGCTTTGCTTAAGCACAATATGAAAAACACCCTAGGCGGTAGCGCGGGAGCCATAAGAGCGGGCGTCAAAGTGGCGGCCGAGGAAATCGAGATGCATACCGCTGATCGCTTCCAAGGAAGAGATAAGAGCGTTGTGGTGTTATCCCTGGTGCGAAGTAACGAGGGGTGTAGTATCGGCGAACTACTGAAAGATTGGAGGAGGATCAACGTGGCGTTTACAAGGGCGAAGACAAAgctgcttgttgttggtagCCGTGAAACTTTGCGAGGGGCGTCTTCGTCGGTGGCTGGGTCTCCAACAGCAATCGCTAGTCCCGAGCTGGGAGAAACCGGTGATGATCAgggagaagggcaaggagaACCAGAAGGAGGCGAAATGCTCGCCCGCTTTGTGCGCATGATGGAAGATCGCAACTGGGTGTATGAGTTGCGTCCTGGTGCTTTGGAGGGACATAGGTTTGCGGATGCGAATGCTGCTTccactgctgctgatgctctCAGCCCTAGGAAACCTAACCCTATCTTCAAGCCAGTTTCGCCTCGGAAGGGGTCGGCGTTGTCACCATCGAAAAGGGCGAATGCGAAGCTTGCTGGGAAAGGATATAAGGTGCAGAGCAAGCTGCAGTTTGGGACACCAAGTCAGGGGAAAGAAAATGTCGGGAGCCAAAGCTTGAAGAGCCCGAAGAAGGGCATTGTTGGTAGAGGGAAACATAACCCCAAGCGCATTGGAATTAGTGAGCGCGCAATCATGAAGGGGAGGCCGATTATGAGGGATATCATGAATGAGATTACTGATGGGAGGTTTTGA